A window from Fragaria vesca subsp. vesca linkage group LG5, FraVesHawaii_1.0, whole genome shotgun sequence encodes these proteins:
- the LOC101307694 gene encoding short-chain dehydrogenase TIC 32, chloroplastic-like has translation MWIFGWKGPSGFSARSTAEDVTQGIDGIGLTALVTGASSGLGLETTRVLALRGVHVIMAVRNADAGRDVKESILKEVPTAKIDVMELDLSSLASVRKFASDYKLSGHPLNILINNAGVMGTPFMLSHDNIEMQFATNHLGHFLLTNLLLDTMKKTANESKKEGRIVIVSSEGHRFTYREGVRFDMINNESAYNSLYAYGQSKLANILHASELAKHLKAEGVDITANSLHPGSIVTNLLRHHSYINVVANMVGKYFLKNVHQGAATQCYLALHPQVKGVSGEYFMDNNIANPTALAKDAELAKKLWDFSLSLTEPK, from the exons ATGTGGATATTTGGGTGGAAAGGGCCTTCTGGGTTTTCAGCACGCTCTACAGCAGAGGATGTTACTCAAGGGATTGATGGAATTGGCCTCACTGCCCTTGTTACAG GAGCTTCAAGTGGTCTTGGTTTGGAAACAACACGTGTTCTAGCATTGCGTGGTGTTCATGTCATCATGGCAGTAAGGAATGCAGATGCGGGTAGGGATGTCAAAGAATCAATACTTAAGGAAGTCCCCACTGCCAAGATTGATGTGATGGAACTAGATCTCAGCTCATTGGCATCAGTGAGAAAATTTGCATCGGATTACAAGTTATCTGGTCATCCATTGAATATCCTGAT TAATAATGCAGGTGTTATGGGAACTCCATTCATGCTTTCACATGATAACATTGAAATGCAGTTTGCAACCAACCATTTAG GTCATTTTCTTTTGACAAACCTTCTATTGGATACCATGAAAAAGACAGCAAATGAAAGCAAGAAAGAGGGAAGGATCGTGATTGTATCATCCGAGGGTCATCGATTTACATATCGTGAGGGGGTTCGCTTTGATATGATTAATAATGAATCAGC GTACAACAGTTTGTATGCTTATGGACAATCAAAGCTAGCCAACATATTGCATGCTAGCGAGCTTGCAAAGCACTTGAAG GCAGAAGGGGTTGATATAACTGCTAATTCCCTTCATCCTGGATCTATTGTTACCAATCTTCTACGACACCACAGTTACATAAATG TTGTTGCTAATATGGTTGGAAAATATTTTCTTAAAAATGTGCACCAG GGAGCTGCAACTCAATGCTATTTGGCATTGCATCCGCAAGTTAAGGGTGTCAGTGGTGAGTATTTTATGGACAACAACATTGCCAATCCGACAGCCCTGGCTAAAGATGCAGAATTGGCAAAGAAGCTATGGGACTTCAGTCTGAGCCTGACAGAGCCAAAGTAA
- the LOC101308285 gene encoding short-chain dehydrogenase TIC 32, chloroplastic-like, whose protein sequence is MGLFSKKGPSGFSSTSTAEEVTQGIDATGLTAIVTGASSGIGTETTRVLVLRGAHVVMSVRNKDAGTNVKEAILKEIPDAKIDVMELDLSSLASVRKFAEGYITLGLPLNILINNAGVMASPFKLSQDNIELQFATNHLGHFLLTDLLLETMKNTTKESNIEGRIVNLSSLGHQYSYPEGIRFDAINDESKYKKYYAYGQSKLANVLHAKELNRRLKEEGVDITANAVHPGTILTSLTRYDNLLHNAMKMLHVFFAKSIPQGAATTCFVALNPQVKGVSGEYFVDCNVAKSSSQAKDADLATKLWDFSMTLTKVK, encoded by the exons ATGGGACTGTTTAGCAAGAAAGGACCTTCTGGGTTCTCTTCAACTTCCACAGCGGAGGAAGTTACACAAGGGATTGATGCAACTGGTCTTACTGCCATTGTTACAG GAGCCTCTAGTGGTATTGGCACGGAGACAACGCGTGTTCTTGTGTTGCGTGGTGCTCATGTAGTCATGTCAGTGAGGAACAAGGATGCTGGGACTAATGTCAAAGAAGCAATCCTTAAGGAAATTCCGGATGCTAAAATTGATGTTATGGAGTTAGACCTCAGTTCATTGGCATCTGTTAGAAAGTTTGCAGAAGGTTACATTACCTTGGGTCTTCCATTGAATATTCTTAT TAACAATGCAGGGGTTATGGCAAGCCCATTCAAGCTTTCTCAAGACAACATTGAACTCCAATTTGCAACTAACCATTTAG GTCATTTTCTTCTGACGGATCTTCTGTTGGAGACTATGAAAAACACCACAAAAGAAAGCAACATTGAGGGGAGAATTGTTAACTTATCATCCCTCGGCCATCAATACAGCTACCCTGAGGGAATTCGTTTTGATGCAATCAATGATGAATCAAA ATACAAAAAATATTATGCTTATGGACAATCCAAGCTTGCAAACGTATTGCATGCTAAAGAACTTAACAGGCGTCTCAAG GAAGAAGGAGTGGATATAACAGCTAACGCTGTTCACCCTGGAACAATTCTCACCAGTCTTACGCGCTATGATAACCTTTTACATA ATGCTATGAAGATGCTGCATGTATTCTTCGCTAAATCTATTCCTCAG GGAGCAGCAACCACATGCTTTGTGGCACTGAATCCACAAGTTAAGGGAGTAAGCGGCGAATACTTTGTGGACTGTAATGTTGCCAAGTCGAGCTCTCAGGCAAAAGATGCAGATTTGGCTACTAAACTCTGGGATTTCAGCATGACCTTGACCAAAGTCAAGTAG
- the LOC101308574 gene encoding short-chain dehydrogenase TIC 32, chloroplastic-like encodes MGKFSKRGLSGFSGSSTAEEVTQGIDGTSLTAIVTGATSGIGLETLRVLALRGVHVVMAIRNMNSGKKVREAILREIPDAKIDAMELDLSSLASVRKFAADYNTKGLPLNILINNAGVITPYKLSEDNIELQFATNHLGHFLLTNLLLENMKRTSRENNREGRIVNVSSVAHKYSYHEGIRFDKINDESSYNKYFAYGQSKLANVLHANELTRRLKEEGVEITANSLHPGLIHTNIVRFGDGILHYIAKVLGAFMSLFIKSIQQGAATTCFVALHPQVNGVSGEYFVDCNVAEASSLAKDEDLATKLWDLSLSLTNLK; translated from the exons ATGGGAAAATTTAGCAAGAGAGGACTTTCTGGGTTCTCCGGCTCTTCCACTGCAGAAGAAGTTACTCAAGGAATTGATGGAACTAGTCTTACTGCCATTGTTACAG GAGCCACAAGTGGTATCGGTTTAGAGACACTGCGTGTTCTTGCGTTGCGAGGTGTCCATGTAGTGATGGCAATACGGAACATGAATTCTGGGAAGAAGGTGAGAGAAGCCATCCTAAGAGAAATTCCGGATGCTAAAATTGACGCTATGGAGTTGGATCTCAGCTCATTGGCCTCTGTAAGAAAATTTGCAGCAGACTATAATACCAAAGGCCTACCACTGAACATCCTTAT TAACAATGCAGGGGTTATAACTCCATACAAGCTCTCTGAAGACAATATAGAGCTCCAGTTTGCAACTAATCATTTAG GCCATTTTCTTCTCACAAATCTCTTGTTGGAGAACATGAAACGCACATCACGAGAAAACAATAGAGAGGGGAGGATTGTTAATGTATCATCAGTTGCCCATAAATATTCGTACCATGAAGGAATTCGCTTTGATAAAATCAATGACGAATCAAG CTACAACAAGTACTTCGCATATGGCCAATCCAAGCTTGCAAATGTATTACATGCTAATGAGCTTACAAGGCGTCTGAAG GAAGAAGGGGTGGAGATAACTGCTAATTCTCTTCATCCCGGACTAATCCACACCAATATTGTGCGCTTTGGTGATGGTATTTTACATT ATATTGCAAAGGTGCTGGGTGCATTTATGAGTCTTTTCATTAAATCAATTCAGCAG GGTGCAGCAACCACATGTTTTGTGGCACTTCATCCACAAGTTAATGGAGTAAGCGGCGAATATTTTGTTGACTGTAATGTTGCCGAAGCGAGCTCTTTGGCCAAAGATGAAGATTTGGCTACCAAACTCTGGGATTTGAGCTTGAGCTTGACCAATCTCAAGTAG
- the LOC101311676 gene encoding short-chain dehydrogenase TIC 32, chloroplastic-like, whose protein sequence is MRIFGKKGASEFSASSTAEQVTRGVDGTGLTAIVTGASSGIGVETVRVLALRGVHVVMAVRNMDAGANVKEAILKKVSNAKIDVMELDLSSMASVRKFAAEYNSKCLPLNILINNAGVMVGKFKLSQDNIELDFATNHLGHFLLTNLLLENMKQTSRNSNIEGRIVNVSSLGHRYTYREGIRFDLINDKSRFNNYVAYAESKLANILHANELTRRLKEERVEITANSLHPGTIHTNIVRNDIRLKCLLKLVRLIFLSKTIQQGAATTCFLALNPQVKGVSGEYYVDCNIAKPRSKANDPDLAKRLWDFSLSLTDLK, encoded by the exons ATGAGGATATTCGGCAAGAAAGGAGCTTCTGAATTCTCTGCCTCTTCCACAGCAGAACAAGTTACACGAGGAGTTGATGGAACTGGCCTTACTGCCATTGTTACAG GAGCCTCGAGTGGTATTGGTGTAGAGACCGTACGTGTTCTTGCATTGCGTGGTGTTCATGTAGTAATGGCAGTGAGGAACATGGATGCCGGTGCCAACGTCAAAGAAGCAATCCTTAAAAAAGTGTCTAATGCTAAGATTGATGTCATGGAGTTAGATCTCAGCTCAATGGCATCTGTAAGAAAGTTTGCAGCAGAATACAATTCCAAATGCCTTCCATTGAACATCCTTAT TAACAATGCAGGGGTTATGGTAGGTAAATTCAAGCTATCTCAAGACAACATAGAACTCGATTTTGCAACTAACCATTTAG GTCATTTTCTTCTCACAAATCTTTTGTTAGAGAACATGAAACAAACATCAAGAAACAGCAACATAGAGGGGAGAATTGTTAATGTATCATCTCTTGGCCACAGATATACATACCGTGAGGGAATTCGTTTTGATTTAATTAACGACAAATCAAG ATTCAACAACTATGTTGCCTATGCAGAATCCAAGCTCGCCAACATATTGCATGCTAATGAGCTTACAAGGCGCCTCAAG GAAGAAAGGGTTGAGATAACTGCTAATTCTCTTCATCCGGGAACAATTCACACCAATATTGTGCGCAATGATATCCGTTTAAAGT GTCTTCTTAAGTTGGTTAGGCTAATATTTTTGAGCAAAACTATTCAGCAG GGAGCGGCGACCACATGCTTTTTGGCACTGAATCCACAAGTTAAGGGAGTAAGTGGGGAATACTATGTGGACTGTAACATTGCCAAACCGCGCTCCAAGGCAAATGATCCAGATTTGGCCAAGAGACTCTGGGATTTTAGCTTGAGTTTGACCGATCTCAAGTAG
- the LOC101312259 gene encoding cytochrome P450 71A4-like encodes MDLIITETFSLVLAAISLILLYRRYSGTSTTKNSPPSPPKLPIIGNLHQLKGPYIHRSLQALSQRHSAPDLMLLHFGSFPVIVVSSAEAATQVFKTHDLTFSSRPKLTAYGKLLYNYKDVASAPYGEYWRQVKSICVLNLLSSKRVRSYRGVREEETKIMINNIEQYSFSSSGRAVDLSKMFARLTIDILTTVALGRKYSSKDDVDGKMFEELLKEFMGYLACPIIGDVIPWIGWFSHFSGLHAKIDKVAKRLDEFLDRAVQEHVDRRSKSTTASIDHGGHVNHTGDDRTDEDQKDFVDVLLEIQEGNLAAGFPFDIVTIKALILDMFAGGTDTTYTVLEWAMTELLRHPKVMRRLQNEVRGIVGNRDLTEDDLIGMDYLRAVIKETLRLHPPFSVIFRLSTEDVTIKGYNIKANTRVILNMWQIGRDPMSYNKVEEFEPERFLNSPMEYKGNDFQFIPFGVGRRGCPGTHFAISATEIVLASLVHKFDWALPNGAKPIDIDMTESTGATTHRKHPLKAIASPYFSCG; translated from the exons ATGGACCTCATCATCACTGAAACCTTCTCATTAGTACTTGCAGCCATTTCCCTCATCCTCCTATACAGACGGTACTCCGGTACTAGTACTACAAAAAACTCGCCACCTTCTCCACCAAAGCTTCCTATCATAGGAAACCTACACCAACTTAAAGGCCCCTACATTCACCGCTCACTCCAAGCCTTGTCACAACGCCATTCTGCCCCAGATCTTATGCTTCTCCATTTCGGAAGCTTCCCCGTCATCGTTGTCTCGTCGGCTGAGGCAGCCACCCAGGTCTTCAAAACTCATGACCTCACATTCTCTTCCAGGCCTAAGTTGACCGCCTACGGCAAGCTCCTGTACAACTACAAAGACGTGGCCTCGGCGCCATATGGTGAGTACTGGAGGCAGGTGAAGAGCATATGTGTGTTGAATCTCTTGAGCAGCAAAAGGGTTCGTTCGTATCGTGGCGTGAGAGAAGAGGAGACCAAAATCATGATCAACAACATAGAGCAATATTCATTCTCGTCCTCAGGAAGAGCTGTGGATTTATCGAAAATGTTTGCGAGGCTCACTATCGATATTCTTACCACAGTGGCTCTAGGGAGGAAGTACAGCAGTAAAGATGATGTAGATGGGAAGATGTTCGAGGAGCTTCTGAAAGAGTTCATGGGATATTTGGCATGTCCCATTATTGGGGATGTGATCCCATGGATTGGTTGGTTCAGCCATTTCAGTGGTTTGCATGCTAAAATAGACAAAGTGGCAAAACGGCTTGATGAGTTTTTGGATAGAGCTGTTCAAGAGCATGTAGATCGTCGTTCAAAGAGTACTACTGCAAGTATAGATCACGGCGGCCATGTGAACCATACCGGTGATGATCGGACCGACGAGGACCAGAAGGATTTTGTGGACGTTTTACTTGAGATTCAAGAAGGGAACTTGGCTGCAGGTTTCCCTTTTGATATAGTTACCATAAAGGCTCTCATCTTG GATATGTTTGCTGGTGGCACAGACACAACATACACTGTCCTGGAGTGGGCTATGACTGAGCTTTTGAGGCATCCGAAGGTCATGAGAAGATTGCAGAATGAGGTTAGGGGAATAGTGGGCAACAGAGACTTAACAGAGGACGATCTGATTGGAATGGACTACTTGAGAGCTGTGATCAAGGAGACTTTGCGCTTGCATCCTCCATTTTCTGTAATATTTAGGCTGTCAACTGAAGACGTGACAATAAAAGGTTACAACATTAAAGCTAACACGAGGGTTATATTGAATATGTGGCAAATTGGAAGAGATCCCATGTCATACAACAAAGTAGAGGAGTTCGAGCCAGAAAGATTCTTGAATAGTCCAATGGAGTATAAAGGAAACGACTTCCAATTCATTCCATTTGGTGTTGGTAGGAGGGGTTGCCCAGGAACTCATTTTGCAATTTCAGCTACTGAGATTGTTTTAGCAAGTTTGGTACACAAGTTTGATTGGGCACTGCCTAATGGAGCAAAACCAATCGACATAGACATGACTGAATCCACCGGTGCTACCACACACAGAAAACACCCTCTTAAAGCCATTGCTTCTCCATATTTTTCTTGCGGCTAG